The Seriola aureovittata isolate HTS-2021-v1 ecotype China chromosome 12, ASM2101889v1, whole genome shotgun sequence genome window below encodes:
- the c12h5orf22 gene encoding UPF0489 protein C5orf22 homolog, with the protein MSCVLLKRFYKELPVWIVEDHHDVVRHIYRAIASRHLPAKNIKMVHLDSHPDLLIPVNMSADTVFDKEKLFSELSIENWIMPMVYAGHVSCVAWLHPYWAQQIKEGEHRMAVGRDSSTTTIRVTSTDNYFLSDGLYVCEEQLENSKPLRLNVVKVNPVKPGHSSLTEKKTEDDTRRWFTKRQRTESNRAGEASCSEPLSTATDTQQPAEGSNVNHEQWGNGKGSEPDDDEDEGSTNYVVKGISAFLVETEPYILDIDLDFFSCKNPFKELYTQEEYTILKELYSFRGPGPDAQQEELDECVDHRIHQLEDLEAAFADLLEDDGEETVTRWSSNPGMASLAQLVCSLKSRNPSPDYEMVHQAGLTCDSVELPHHISTDEEIDRLISAVQLFLTPLPKPTLVTMSRSSLDEYCPVEQVDSVQSRVLAVLEALYGPLDLHKDYENSSTETLDCQPQAS; encoded by the exons ATGAGCTGTGTACTGCTGAAGAGGTTCTACAAGGAGCTGCCGGTGTGGATAGTGGAGGACCACCACGAC GTGGTTCGTCACATCTACCGTGCCATCGCATCCAGACACCTCCCAGCAAAGAACATAAAGATGGTTCATCTGGACTCCCATCCTGATCTGCTCATCCCTGTCAACATGTCCGCCGACACAGTCTTTGACAAGGAGAAACTGTTCAG tgagttGAGTATAGAAAACTGGATAATGCCCATGGTGTATGCTGGTCACGTGTCCTGTGTGGCGTGGCTGCATCCATACTGGGCCCAGCAGATCAAAGAGGGAGAACACAGGATGGCTGTGGGCAGAgactcctccaccaccaccatcag GGTGACCAGTACAGACAATTACTTCCTCAGTGATGGTCTTTACGTTTGTGAAGAGCAGCTGGAGAACTCTAAACCTCTCAGGCTGAACGTGGTCAAAGTGAATCCTGTCAAACCAGGTCATTCATCACTCACAG agaagaagacagaggacgACACACGGAGGTGGTTTAccaagagacagaggacagagagtaACAGAGCCGGGGAAGCCAGCTGCTCTGAGCCCCTCTCAACAGCCACTgacacacagcaaccagcagagggcagcaacGTCAACCACGAACAGTGGGGCAATGGGAAAGGCTCAGagcctgatgatgatgaagatgaaggatCAACTAACTATGTTGTTAAGGGAATATCTGCATTTCTAGTTGAGACAGAGCCGTACATCCTGGACATTGACTTGGATTTCTTCTCATGTAAGAATCCCTTCAAAGAATTATACACACAG gAGGAGTACACTATCCTGAAGGAGCTCTACAGCTTCAGGGGACCCGGCCCTGATGCTCAGCAG gaGGAGCTCGATGAGTGTGTGGATCATCGTATACATCAGTTAGAGGATCTGGAAGCGGCATTTGCTGATCTTCTTGAGGACGATGGAGAAGAGACGGTGACACGCTGGTCTAGCAACCCTGG gATGGCTTCATTAGCACAGCTGGTTTGCAGTTTGAAGTCAAGAAACCCAAGCCCTGACTATGAGATG GTCCACCAGGCAGGGCTAACCTGTGACTCTGTTGAGCTGCCTCACCACATCAGCACTGATGAGGAGATCGACAGACTCATCTCAGCTGTACAGCTGTTTCTGACGCCTCTGCCCAAACCCACACTGGTCACTATGTCAAG GTCCAGTCTGGATGAATACTGCCCCGTAGAGCAGGTGGACTCGGTCCAGAGCAGAGTACTGGCTGTACTGGAGGCCCTGTATGGACCACTGGACTTACACAAAGACTatgaaaacagcagcactgagacTCTGGACTGCCAACCACAGGCCtcttaa